TGGGAAGGGTAGACATGCATCTTGAAGGTTCTGGGATAAATTTTGAACAGTTTCTGAATGCCCGGTGTCAGCAGCTCAAGGTACTGTTTATAGTTTGCCGCGGTAATTGTATACAGTGGTTTTTCATCTTTATAAGGGTCAACGTATCTGCCACCGGGACGATAATCACCAGGCGGTTCAAAATCCGGGTTCCAGGCCGGAATAGTACCCTCCGCATTACCCGCACGCTCTGCACCAAATGGTGTTAAGTCACTATCCAGCTTTGATGCTTCTTCCAAACTGACTCTGGCGGATGCCGACACCGAAATCAGTGTCAATCCGGCAATAGCAGCGACCAGCAAAGATTTTGTTATTTTCATTAGTATCTCTGTGCGCCTTACATGGTATTGGTCGTCAGTCAGTGGCAATCAGCTCTTTTTCCTTGCGAACTTCCGCTTTCGCTTCAGGCTGGAATTCCGCATAGAACTGCTGGAACCATCGACGATACTGACCAATAGGTCCATCACCATCACACAGGATGGGACGATCCAGATACTTTTTATGCACCCAGATTGGAATATCCTGCTCCAGCTGATGCACGACTTCATCTCTGAAGCCACGAGCATAGACGTTCTGAGCCTCACTCTGCCCAACAGGCAGGGTAAAGTTGAAGCGTAACTGCAGGTTCTGGTCGTCTATTGGGGTGATCGTTGCCATCATGACAATATCAAATAACCGTGAGAATCGTTGGTAGGTCTGTCCGGGCCCAATGGAGTATGACTCCAGCTTGGCCGTTTCAAAACCACCCTTGCCATGTTCAACACTGCCGTCTTGCTGGACTTTATTGGCCTCGGAATCAAACATGGTACAACGACGATGGCCTTCCAGAGTGACTACACCATCGGGCACCGTTGGACGACCATGAACAGTGACAAAGTGCGCCAGATCAGCGGCGTTTTCACCGGTTTCCTGAATAATGGTCGGAATGGTCCACTCGTAGGTATCCATATCAGTCCAGCCTTCAGCCCCGATCTCGGGGATTACCTCGACCTCAAACAACGGTGCGGCATCATAGGGGTGGTACCAGGCCCAGATCATTTCGTTGCGCTCAACCACTTCGTAGTGGCG
Above is a window of Endozoicomonas montiporae CL-33 DNA encoding:
- a CDS encoding Rieske 2Fe-2S domain-containing protein, with product MSKSRYDKPIPYGWYAVEYSNKLEKGEVKPLSYFGRELVLFRTESGKASMLDAYCPHLGAHLGHGGIVKGESVSCPFHAWKFDGNGMCTDVPYAKRTPPKVKDKQCIRHYEVVERNEMIWAWYHPYDAAPLFEVEVIPEIGAEGWTDMDTYEWTIPTIIQETGENAADLAHFVTVHGRPTVPDGVVTLEGHRRCTMFDSEANKVQQDGSVEHGKGGFETAKLESYSIGPGQTYQRFSRLFDIVMMATITPIDDQNLQLRFNFTLPVGQSEAQNVYARGFRDEVVHQLEQDIPIWVHKKYLDRPILCDGDGPIGQYRRWFQQFYAEFQPEAKAEVRKEKELIATD